GTTGCCACACCTGTCACCTGTCTTTGTTCGTGTGGGCCGATGCTCAGTCTTGTGGGTTTATGAAGCTTCTGATATCATTCTATCGGGTGTTGTTCGGTTGATCACTTCCGCTACATCGCCCAGTAGATCAAGAGCTTGTCACCAGAGGTGATCAACTGTGGTCGAAGAAGGAATGCCTTTGGAGCTAATGTCTAAGTAAATGGACTCGTCTTAGGGCAGCAGTCAGAGTTAGAACGAGGGTTGCTGCCCAGACGAAGACTAGTCCTGTTGCGTTCGGCTCCTGTGGCGTACTTTGATGGACTCCAGCTAATCACTCCATGTCTTGACCTTTGTTTGCCCCTTTTCTTGTTTTGATTTTCATCAAGTCGTTACCTGCGATGCACTGGGGGTGCAGGTCGAGGCATCTGTATGTCTGTCAGCTTCTGTCATCCAGTTGTGTAACTCTGGCGGAATATCACACGACTGCTCAGGCCAGTCACTTGTTACCACTGGCACGTGCACAGGTCTCCTTCGGCTCCTCCACCCCGGAGCTACCGCCCGGCGCGGAGGTTGGACCCCGACGGTTCCTACATGGACTCGCCGGGCTTCATTAAGAACAAGGGCGCCGACGCCGAGCCGGTGGAGACGTGCGACTCGGACGTCTGCCTCTGGGAAGGTGCGTGAGCATCGCCGCTTTTCATGTGGTGTGGGCATGTTCGGATGCACACGTGCATTTAAGGAAGTTCCGCGCATAAAAAATGTGTGTGCAAATAAGTGCGGCCGAAAGAGTACCAACTTGCAAAAAATTTACTCATTCAGTGCCTCCTGTGCCCTCACAGCCGTTTGCGGGCAGTTTTCCACTCGTattcaggggtgtagccagaaatttttccggGGAGGTGGAAGGTGGTTTAACCCCCCTTATGTATGTTCATgagtgtgcttgtatgtgtgcgcgtatataaaCACGTGCGAAACTGAAAAATGTCGGGAATGGGCTGCTATGATAGGAATTCGTAGCCATTGATAGCCACCGAGTGAAACGTAAGTTAGTAGTTGGAACCAATGAatacgcttggtgcttatatgGGGCTTGTTACTGTGGCAGAACCATTCAGTCCACACGCTCAGGCACTGAATAGTTTGCTGATGGGTCAGCATTGGTCTTTAATGCAAAAATTATTACTTAATCTTAAAGGACAGGCGCGTGCAAACGGACACAATTAGGAATCAAAATGATAACACATTTCTACTTGTGTATGAGCCAGAAATGTAATACCCCCTTACTAGCTTAATAAATTACCATTCGTTAGAAGCTTGATCGTTTATGTAAAGGAACTTTTGAAGTCTTCTACTGTCAAAATTTTAGTTAAGGTAGTCAGTTTTCAGAACTTGTGGATTTATGCGGCTCTCGATGTCAAGCTCTTGGTAATTTTCTCAGAATATAAGACACCCATTACTGCTAACGCTTGTGGGGTGTACAAAGCGTGTCGTCGCCCTTCATTCTTCCATTTGGTAGATAGGAATAAGCGCGTAATCATATGACTTGCCGTGTGCGACAGGGCGCAACTTGTACGAGAAGTTCAACGAGTCCGTGAACCCGTGCAACGACTTCTACGGCTACGTCTGCGGCTCGAGCAACTGGTACCGGGACGGCCAGCGGATCGACGCTCGACCCTACCGCATACACAGCCCCGGCCAACTCATGTACGACCTGGCCGAGCTGCAGCGGCGCCTCTACCGGCTTCGCGGTGACCGCTACCGCCAACAGCCGACGCTCTTCACGAACCAGGCAAGACGCAATTCCCTCGAAAGTCACTACTCCGTCGTCGTCATCACCACAAACATGCTTGTTTACCGGtgtttgaattgaattgaattttattgctcacattttttTACAGAAAGTTTGCATAGACTGCGTGGACTCAGCcataggctagtttgggtccaaaaagaaacattttataatggcacttcggaCAAGTGTAACTAAGAAAGTTATATAATATCTAAGGAAGCATCAGCAAAGAAACATTACAGTACGTAAAATAACCGCACTAAgagtaaaaagaaagagaaccgtTACAAcaaaggaaagaacgaaagaaaagcaaaaaagaacGGAAAAAAACACCTACTTACATACTAAAATTAAGAAAGTCATCAGACTAAATATGACAGGACAATAAAACTCAGTACATTCTTCTAAATAGTGTTTTTTTAGTGCCTTAGTGAAATTAGCACACATTTTTATTTCAATTACTGTTGTAATTACCTCATGTATCATCTAAGAGCATCTTACAATATGTAATTTTAAGTTTCATCGCATGCCTGGTTTCCTGCCGTTTCCGACTGTGGTTTTCTTTCATCGGCACCAGTTTCATTGAACACAAGTCACCTCGCCAACTCCTGCAGTTTAGGAGCACGTGAGataacccctggtggtcgaaatgtTCGGAACCATCattacggcgtcactcataataaTGTCGTAGTTTTGGAACGTAAGAAGACCCCAACGATTATGTAACTCCTGAAGTGACAACTAGAATGTAGGCTATTCTCTTTCGTGCTCTAATACACACAATTATTTCCGGTCTTCTGACGCTATGAGCATCCGCAACATTGCGGTTCTTAGTGTCAGGTATATCAATCAGTGGAATTAGTTCTGGCTGGGAAAAGCTGTTGTCAAGAATCTTAAAATTGTACTGCCAAGTACGATAAGAGACTTGTTAGAACATATCGATAGTAGAGGGAAAATGCAAGTGCCAATCGAATGCAATAGCAGGATAGTGCTGGTGGAATATTGTCTCTGCTACTAACACGATAAATGACATGGTGTGCAGTGCAGCGCTATCGGACCATTCGTCGTGTCCTCGTAGCTGTAGCTGTGACCAGACGAGAACTGACCAACCTCATCGCGTATTCGTAGTTTTACGCTATCAGCATATCCAAAACGATACGACAGAGTTGGATTCCCCAAGCTTGAGTATGAGTTCCAAGATATCAAAGTAGACGCGTAAAAACGGTgtctcagtttcttttttttgcttcaggAAGCTCTTTTAAGGCCGCGCATGCTTCTGTACTCAGGCATCGCAAATGATTTGCGTTTCCTTAACAGAGATGGCCAAGCAATACAAACCAAACGGAACCTTATCGAccgcggttgtctagtggttatggtgcttgattgctgaaccgaaggtcgtggGACCAAATCCCGGCCCCTggggcagcatttcgatggagtcaaaagtgctagaggcccgtgcttAGGCTAACGTGCACGTGAAAGATTCTCAGGTGGTCCAATTACCGGAGTCCTCCGCTACGGtatccctcataattatatcgtgatgTTAACACGTAAAACACCAAGAATTAagctggccccgccacggtggtctagtggttatggcgctcgactgctgacccgaaggtcgcgggatcgaatcccggtcgcggcggcggcattttcggtggaggcgaaaatgtctgaggcccgtgtacttagatttaggtgcacgttaaagaaccccaggtggtcgaaatttccggagccctccactacggcgtctctcataatcatatcgtggttttgggacattgaactccagatattattaagaaTTAAACTGAACCTAACCTGCTCTGCTTGACTTTTCCTTTCCAGCTACTATTCTTCCTCAGCAACTGCACCCAAAAGGAGAAGAACGACTCTGTCTGGCTGACCATGAAGAAGATATTTTTCGAAAATCTGCTTCAAGGTTGGCCTTTCAAGAAGGACCCTAAGATGTTGAGGATCTCTGACACAGCTATGGTCCTGGACAAGTACATTGGCCTCTTCGCCTTCGTCAGAGTGTCCCTGCGCAAGGACCTCGAAGACGACGACTACGAGGTGCACCTCGAAGCCCCGGAGCTCATGCTCAAGAGGCACCAGCTCGTCTACCCGTACGAGTCCGTCGCCGACTACGCCAAGCGAGTCGAGAGGCTACTGTCCATCTTCACCAACGCCAGCATGGTCAAGGCTGCAGAGGACATCGTGCAGTTAGAACAGAGGCTCTTGATGATCAAGGTGCAGTGTTTCTCTCTCCGTCTGAAGCGCCTATTTTCTCACCTTGCCTCACACGtatatagaaaagaaaaaaagaatgcagtGCAACAACGAATCTTTAAAATCGGTGCTGTGAAAACTTGTAAAGTGGATAAAGGATTCTGAGGGGCCAAAAAATTAAGAACTTCTCACTCACACTATTAAAGCTTCTCACTCATCCTTTAGCGGCATGTCGTTGTACGGGGCAGGAACTGTATAGATTGGCACCTATTCGAAGTGATGGGATCTGTCAGCTCGCTATTTTTTGTGGCGTTGTGGATTTACGCATTCGAAAGCAGTGAAGCTGTCGTACTTCTCATGCTATATTGTAATGCTATAGTGTTGCCTGAAGCAGTATCTCAAGGTACTATTTCTTCACTGAGCATTCTTATTCGTACTCCTTGAGCTGTAATGGGAAACACTGTATGCTCACAGAAAGAAATGGTGAAAGAAATAGGCAGTATTGCGTTCATAGTGTTATCTCATTACTTTGAGAACACCACAATGAGGTGGCTACTAGGACTGTTTGGTACAAAATTCTTGTCAAGgtaaatgtttttcagtgtgcAGAATGTTTGAAGCAACGAAGGAACATGATAGGACTGAGTGCAGTTGGTTGTAAGTTTGCTCTCGCTCCTatcttattcagttttttccccGAATCCTTCAGAACAGTGAAAAAGGTTTTCTTTGTCAAGTATATAAAGAGACCTCATCATTTGCAACTGTTCGTGTGCCTATTTCACGAAGCGTTCAATCCACCAGCCCCGACAAAAGTTGTAGTCTGCGATCTCGCTTGCGGTTACGACACAATGAAGATGCAACTAAATTTATCCGCTAATTGTTGTTTCCATGGCCATTGAGCATACAACCAGTGCCTCCTCTTTTTCAAACATAGCGGAGGCGTTGACAGAACACATACGCTGAACTAGCGGAGTTTCAGTAAAACACCAAGAGAGCTTCGTGTTTGCCTCATGCTGTAGGCAGAAGACCTAAGAGAAGTGCGTAAAGATTGTGACAGCCTAACGAATGGGGTGTTCTAACAATCACGGACAGTAAGTCAGTCCATCAAGACCAACAAAACACTCTTTATGCTGTCCTTGCGCGCAGGAGCCTCGAAGGTTTCTTCCGTACGACAACCGGACGGCCACCATCAAGGAGCTGCAGCGACGCAATGCATGGCACTGGTTGACCTACCTGAACTTCCTGCTGGAGGACGCGGGCGTCCAGTTCCACCGACAGTCCAGCGTGGTCCTGCTGGACCGCGAGTACGTCACGCGCTTGTCCTTCCAACTGAGCAAGTTCTCGGGCAAGACGCTACTCAACTACCTCGGCTACGCCATGATCGTCAAGTTCTCCCCGCTCCTGCCCAGCGACGTCGACTTCGTCGTGCCGCTGAGCCACGACAACTACCTCGAGACAGTGCCCGAACTCCTTCAGGCATGCGTCCACATGCTTGAAGACTTGTGCCCGTACCTGGTCCGGAAGATGGCGCGAATGACGCTGGGCCGGGAGAACGCCACCACACCTCAGTGGCACTACGACGAAGAAATGCACAAGCTCATCTACCTCGTCCGGGAGAGCATGAAACAGACGGTGCAGAGGGCACCCTGGCTTAGTCAGGCGGAAGTAGACGCCGCTTCGCAGAAGATCGAGAAGCTTCGAGTCGACTTCCTGGCTGCCAGGGAGAGCGAGGAGCAGGTGAACGCCTACTACCCTCAGTACGTCAGTCCGTTCCCGGCCGACGACACGCTACTCGGCTACTACAAGCTGCTGAACGAGACCATGTCCTTCTACTGGATCACCAACGCGTCGTACGACCTGGACGCCCGCTACCAGGCCTCCTCCCTGGTCGCCGGAGAAGTCGAGTACATCGCCGAGAAGAACCTCATCTTCATCCCGCACGGTCTCATCGCGTTCGCCAGCAACATCTCACAGACGTTCGACCCGCTCTTCGTGCCGATAATTGTGCCGGCCATCTTGCGAGCCATGTTTGCCGCCGTCGACCTGCGCGGTTCGACCGTCACCTTCCAGAATCAGGTACGTTCTTTCAAGCGTTTTCTCGGCGGAGATGTGGCGCTACCATATCTTGGGGTTATTCTTGCTCGGTTTTCGTGACCTATCGAAGCGACCGATGTTGGTTGCTTCAAAAGAGCGCATGGAGGGGCTGACCGCCGCATGGCCAGAATGGCAATGAGCACAGGAGGCAGTTAGAGAAGACACCGATGGCGAAATATCTAGCACACTAATTATCCGCTCGGTACACTTGCCTAATTGCCTACTATATAGTTACTACATTCTGTATTAAGTTATTCTAGCGTTTATGCAGCATATGTTGCTTCGTAGCATTACAGGTGAAACTTATGAGAGCATTTCATTTCCTATGCGTGACCATACAGTTACCCGGCCGTACTTAATTAACACAACTCCTGCTCGTACCTTCTTAATTAGTGTAATAGCGGTCATTATGAAGTCAGGAGTGAAGTTGTGTAATATGTTCTCTTGTCGCCACCCAACTTCACCAGCTTGTGCTACAGCATAGCCGCCTTTGCATCTAAGTGCTGTGATGACTTGTATGCAAATTTGTCTTTTGTTCTGTGCGTATTCGGAAGTACATCAGAACATTTTTGTGCCTTTTAGCTTGCAAatgttgaaaggtgactccggcTGGAAAAAAAGCAGCAACGTGCGATACATGGTAGTGTGAACCAACACGTAGGGCACAACGCTGCCTTTACAGCCTACATAAGCGTTCGTCTAGCAACTGCCGAAAAGACACAGCTGTGCACTTTCTAGGAAAACGATATATCTTGGCCAATGCCGCACAGTAGCGCTGCAGTTCGCTGAATTGTCTGGAAGTGTGCTCTTTTTTTGTCCTGTGCACATTTAAAATGCCCTAAGAACGTTCTTAtcagaggcgtaggcagaaatttctttcgggggtggggggcaccTTCTTTGTCTGAAGTGGGGGCCCGACAGGCAAGTGTggtagtgtcattttgtgctgtgtatcccatggcagcaaaaaaaaaaaaaaaaaaaatgggagggGGCGGGGCACGTACCCGGTGGGCCACCCCGTTGCTACGCCACTGGTTCTTATACATCTTTAGCTTGGAAATGTTAAAAGCTGACCAgggctttcaaaaaaaaagacCAGAATGCTACATGCATGGCACAGCTAACACATGCAAGCCAACAACGCTGCTTTACCGCCTGTACAATTCACTCTGCCCTCACTGCACGGCAGTAAAGTTGTTTACTTCCGAGGAAAACAAACTATACTGATCATTGGTGCTAATAATAATTTATAATTTTCGTGGgtttacgtgcaaaaaccacgatatgatacgaggcaggccatagtggagggctcaggaaatttcgattATCTcgtgtttttttaacgtgcactgacatcgcacagtacgagGGCTGgtctgtagcatttcgcctccatcaaaatgcgcgACTTCcacggccgtgatcgaacccacgacgttcggttcagcagccgagcaccgcaaccactgtaccaccgtggtgGACTGATCATTATTAGTCCCAGAAAACAGGGAATTGCCACTTTTCTTAAAGTCAAGGAATGATTCTAATTCCTTTGCTACAGCTATATTCGCGTTCAAGTTTCCCAGAAAGAATTAATTTTATGCTCCACAACGGCTAACATAACACTTGTCATTGTTACTCACCTTAGAGCGGCAGAAACTTGAGCTAGCTGGTACGAATTACCCATGAAAAACGGTAAGCCATGCACGCAGGGactcgacagaaaaaaaaaaaaaaaaccaacctaCCAACCTACACAAACGCCGTGAATAGGCGGACTGGTGGCAGAAAAGAAAGCAGACaaagcttatctgcgcatgctcgcgAATGACAGCGCTACTGGCTGGTCAGGCACACGTGCTGGTCATACGCGACAGAAAAATTGTTTAGTCACTTCATGTCCTCCTTATGCAGGTTTATCAAAGACTGTATGCGCTTCCGTTCTTCTCG
The nucleotide sequence above comes from Rhipicephalus sanguineus isolate Rsan-2018 chromosome 8, BIME_Rsan_1.4, whole genome shotgun sequence. Encoded proteins:
- the LOC119403200 gene encoding neprilysin-1, which codes for MTGHRGRRRDRSHRRGGRGENRSPAAAKYRSPQRHPSAGKGRERRSASRRSSVSHSSSRNERRRRLAVAGAAWLLAAILTVLGGIGIGTLAVRYADFFQRVASPSAPPPRSYRPARRLDPDGSYMDSPGFIKNKGADAEPVETCDSDVCLWEGRNLYEKFNESVNPCNDFYGYVCGSSNWYRDGQRIDARPYRIHSPGQLMYDLAELQRRLYRLRGDRYRQQPTLFTNQLLFFLSNCTQKEKNDSVWLTMKKIFFENLLQGWPFKKDPKMLRISDTAMVLDKYIGLFAFVRVSLRKDLEDDDYEVHLEAPELMLKRHQLVYPYESVADYAKRVERLLSIFTNASMVKAAEDIVQLEQRLLMIKEPRRFLPYDNRTATIKELQRRNAWHWLTYLNFLLEDAGVQFHRQSSVVLLDREYVTRLSFQLSKFSGKTLLNYLGYAMIVKFSPLLPSDVDFVVPLSHDNYLETVPELLQACVHMLEDLCPYLVRKMARMTLGRENATTPQWHYDEEMHKLIYLVRESMKQTVQRAPWLSQAEVDAASQKIEKLRVDFLAARESEEQVNAYYPQYVSPFPADDTLLGYYKLLNETMSFYWITNASYDLDARYQASSLVAGEVEYIAEKNLIFIPHGLIAFASNISQTFDPLFVPIIVPAILRAMFAAVDLRGSTVTFQNQVVDWWSNASRSKFASKLQCFQDQYVAEAQAVLALDIDEDFFLEENVADNAVMHPLHDVYRKAMHLSRHTSREARVPGLESFTMDKLFFMNYAMAHCDRISPNLARRRVLYKDGVPAKLRVNVPLKNYPKFAEVFKCQHNAPMNPENRCELW